The genomic window ttgtaccatgaattgattaacgtggaccccgatttaaacaagttgaaaaacttattcgggtgttaccatttagtggtcaattgtacggaatatgtactgtactgtgcaatctacaaataaaagtatcaatcaatcaatcaatagggcCAAATGGgttttaccaatcaacctatgttGTTTGTTAAAAAGAAAACTGAATCATTTCGGACCGTATCGttcgaggaaaaaaaaaagaacatcgtCCCTGAATCGTATCGGCAACCACAAAGTGTGAATCGACTCGACTCGCTGTTAAAACTAGTAAAAACGCTGACGTTCACATGCACGTCAGGTTGACAAAGACACCAAACTGTGCAACAGGAAGTGGGTAGCGGGCTGTAAAACAATCGTCAAATAtttcatttttcaaaataaaacaaaaaggcaACACCCAAAGCAAATTTACAAAACGTGAAGTGAAGAAATGTACATCCAAAAATGTGATTAACTCAGCCTCCCCTACCCTTTATCGTCGAGTTTGACAGCAGAAATGATATAACAAAACCACACCTTTGTTGACAAAGCAACGTAAACAGCAAAAGTAAATATTTGCTCGACACAGCGGACAACTTCCCGTTACTTTGACGACTAAAGTGCTCTATAGTGGTCTTTGCTAGCCAGACGAGATAGCGGACGCAATGTCCCCCTCACAGCTGCGGCGTGTTAATGCTCCTGCTTACCAGTTGGTGTCGGATTTTTCATTCACGACTTCTTTATACGCCGCTGTTAAAGCAGTGCCGTTTTTGCTGAGGTTAACTGTCATGGTGATGCGGCGTTGAGCTAGCCAGCTAGCTCGCTATCCTATCCGGGATGCGCCCTTCCTGGTCGGAGGCGTGTGATGACGCGCTTGCTTTCAGCCGCCTGGAACCGCACTGCCAGACGGGAAATGACTCATTATCGTACCGGAAAGCGTCAACGCAtgtagttttaaaggcctactgaaatgatattttcttatttaaacggggatagcaggtccattctatgtgtcatacttgatcatttcgcgatattgccatatttctgctgaaaggatttagtagagaacatcgacgatgaagttcgcaactttaggtcgctaataaaaaaaagccgtgcctgtaccggaagtagcggacgatgtgcacttgacgtcacgggttgtggagctcttcacatccacacattgtttacaatcatggccaccagcagcaagagcgattcggatggaaaaagcgacaatatccccattaatttgagcgaggatgaaagatttgtggatgaagaaagtgagagtgaaggactaaaaaaaaatagacagcagagcgattcagatgttattagactaatttactaggataattctggaaaaacccttatcagttcattgtgttactagtgttttagtgagattatatggtcgtacctgtacagcctgaaagtcggaggggtgtggccactggtgtgGAGACCGCcaatgtctccgagggaagccacgtttctcgacgaggcgaaggcagccggccgggccgggctgagatttttttttcttttttctctccaacaacggtggaagcattcgacggtcgggggcggccggtgggaggaggcagaGTCAtcgctgcctctttgacaggtgcaggaggaacgacgcaagctctccgctcatgtggTGTcatgatgtcaataggtggggcggcatggcgtagtgggtagagcggctgtgccagaaacctgagggttgcaggttcgcttcccacctattgacatccaaatcgctgccgttgtgtccttgggcaggacacttcacccttgcccccgatgCCGctcaccggtgaatgaatgacgaatgaatgattggtggtggtcggaggggccgtaggcacaaacttgcagccacgcttccgtcagtctaccccagggcagctgtggctactgatgtagcttaccaccaccaggtgtgaatgaatgatgggttcccacttctctgtgagcgctttgagtatctaacaatagaaaagcgcgatataaatctgatccatttttattattattattatatctacggtaagagccgacttattaacaccattttctcaccgaaccctgccggttgacatgtggtagggaaccatgttcgcttgaccgctctgttccatagtaaagcttcaccgtcatctttcgggaatgtaaataaggaaacaccggctgtgtttgtgttgctaaaggcggccgcaatacaccgcttcccactgacatctttcttctttgacatctccattattaatataaaaaattgcaaaagattcagcaacacagatgtccataataatgtggaattatgcgatgaaaagagacgacttatagctgtgaacggtgctggaccaaaatgtcctctacaatgcgcgacgtcacgtgcacgcgtcatcataccacgacgttttagcataatacttccgcgcaaaatttaaaattgcaatttagtaaactaaaaaggccgtattggcatgtgttgcaatgttaatatttcatcattgatatataaactatcagactgcatggtcagtagtagtgggtttcagtaggcctttaaagcaggggtctcaaactcaatttatctgAGGGCCATTGGACACAGAGTctaggtgaggctgggccgcaagaaaagatttcttaaaaaaaaaatgttgaatactcctcagcatgtcttgttgtatgacgtttcaaattgtatcccttgtgcaccacaactttctctgtgcaaataagacacgtcggggttcccctgtgctcaacaaagaaatattgcatctcccacttttcctggaattgtctttgctcatcactataacctttctcttcactgcaggctttgaaaaagacatgtttggggttgtggaatatatttgtattttgccGACACACAGAgattaatgttatttccgcaatgtgtgtcgctcTGTTTTtttctccctacagcaacacggcggttggcGGATAAtaaaaagtaccgggatagcgagcgcaaaagtGAGgtctcccggagtgttatccggcgtcatttagaaataaatgtagtgttcatcatgtgaggtaatgcaaattaaacaataaaaaaatataaataacggtttgaattggtccaggttatcagggactgttattactgacggacaggtgttgcggtgtgactgcagctagGCACGCCTcgtttccatggcaacgtctctgtcgctttcaccattttccgcttttccactaatgcaggggtaggcaacccagaacgttgaaagagccattttggagccaaataacacaacactgtcaggcgccattcatattaaacttgcgggTGGCACTAaagttaaactttcatattaaggcgtgggccgcaaaataacgtctcgcgggacCACAGATCGTGTTTTGTGTTCTTAATAATGCAATTTTACCTTTAAATAAACAGCACTGTTGGACAAAAGCGGCTACAGAACAGTGCCGCCGCTGGCAGTAAGAAAAACACTAAACACATTGCATCAGTGGGTGCAGTGACGAATGCATAAAGTTTATGTTTAGTAATATTGGCGGGGTCAAGTATTATTTTAGTCACTTATTGAGCGGACGTGGGTGGAAGTAATTGCACAAATACCGTAGTTACTGTACGTCTGGCAACGCTGGCTGGGCAGGAAGCTCGCGTTGCTATTGGCTTATTGGCTACAGCCAGGTGGCGTCATCCGTCCGTGGACAGCGCGGGGAAGCGGGGCTTGTCTGCCTTTGTTGGCGTATAAACTATGACAATACATTGGTGCAAGTCTGTGTTTCTAGTCATTTAACAAATCGATTAAACATGTTCGGGATGGTTGTAAAATAGTTTGAAGGCCCGAGCTTCTCTTAACTACATCAAAAGCTCTGACTGAGTGAGCATATCAAGCGCACCCATGTATGCCCTGCAGCTGTACCGCTTCCATGCACTTGACTGAACTTGTTACAAAAATTTTGCAGCGTCATTTCCAGTTATGCTACTTTCATGCAGTGTCATCATTTCCAATTACACTGCTTGCAAATACACACAAACGCCAATCGAAAACAGTACATTGCTGTATTTTATTCATGTCAATAGTAAAAGTGTAGATGTGGATGCTTAAGATTACAGTTCAAGCACAATTCCATAATTTAAGATGCAGCCCTGAATTAATAGAAAAAAACCTTTTTCAGCTTCACAAAGGAAATTGATCAGTAATAATTGTTTTGACACTTGATATTTTCCTTctgagtgtgtatatgtatatatatatatatatatatatatatatatatatatacatacacacacacacatttatatatatatatacaaatatatatatatatacatacatacatatacacacacagagacgtgtgtgtatatatatatgtatatacatatatacaccgtatttccttgaattgccgccaattaatttaaaacctcttctcactcctgcgcttaacaaaggcatgcagtaaaagtaagcatgcgctaattattttgaaacctcttctcactccggcacttaccaaaggtatgcagtaaaaatttgagtgtgatgtaagcttggaccttaaatcctactgaatagctcttaatcttcttccctttacgcgatttcaaattactggtatcgaaatcagcctcctccgttatgaaaatgatgacaggcgaagtgtcactcgtgacgtcacgagtttgacctggcggtaatactaagcatgtgctaattattttgggaagcgagtttgacccgacagtaattcaaggcaggcgcatactatatgtcctgcggcaattcaaggaagtacggtatacatacatatacacacacagagacgtgtgtgtgtgtatatatatatatatatatgaatatatatataaaaagactaTAAGTTTCATTTTAGGCAGATGAATCCCTGATACCTGGCAAGTGGCTGAGAGAAAGTTGTCCTGTGTGCAAAGCACGCTAAGCTGCCTACTGAGCACAACAGTAATGGATTTAGGCTGCATCGTATCTATTGGTTAGTGGAGCTTTAAAGAAAACAGCCAGATTATAACAATGTACACAAAGTCTGGACCGAAAGAATGACCTTTACTTCAGTGTAGCTTTTCAAACCGTTATACTGCCATTTGGACAATTTTTCATAAAACTACCAATGAGAAACTATATTTGCAATCTAAAATCTAATAAAGCTACTATAGTTTCATGCTTTGCTATGGACCATTTTGGATGGGTTCAATGATGCATTTCCCCTTTTATGCTATTAAATAATTCCCTTTATATTGGCAGCATCAGCacattgacaaaaacaaaaaatagcacATCCTAACTAGTTTATCCAACAGTAACATTGGTATTATAGTCAAACTAACGTTATTTTTTTGACACATTCCAATCATGTTCAGATGACACGAACATGAAAAGgctaaaactaaatattttaaaaaagacaACACAAATGTTGCAACCAGACAAACTGCTGAGGTTTACCACAAAAAATATACTTGTGCAGATGAGTAGTTATGATTATGATCTTTAAATCacctgaaatgtaaaaaaaaaaataagtaaaactaAAATTAACTTACCCTGAAAAAGCATTACTTCAGTTCCACTTTAGAGCATCAACAACACAAAAGCATCAGTAGCATGTACTTTGTAAAGTTTTGttcataaaataaatgtaaaggGTGCTAGGAGCCAGTGGTGGGCCCCCTGCCAACAAGATGAATACTTTCGTAAAACAACAGATATCAGGACTGATCATTACATTATCTTGATTCATAAAGGTTGCAGTGAAACTGTAGTAAAAGTATTTTCTCTCAACACAGGTCACTGCTTATGAGAGGCTGATGATTGAGTTTGGCTACCTGAGTAACTGTACTGAGGAGGAAACACATAGCTTGGCCATGTGCAGGAGGATCCAGCAATATGAAATATGTTAGGGTATATGAGCAATGACACTGTGTGAGAAAAATCCCAATTGTAATCTGAGCGTTGCAGTGCCTGCAATTACACTACAGGTCGTAATTCCACACAAAAGGGTGATATTAGATCAGTCCTTTGTTGTtgcattttcacattgttttggGCTAGATAAGAGTCAGTATGTGCCATGTGATCAGCTGCTGGTAATGGCACTGCACCATTAATGTGTTGAACTGGGAACATTCTGTCTCAATTGCACGTAGACCGAAACATTAGAACACAGAAAGGCCACCAAATACATGGAGATACAGTAATAGAAGACATACAGTGGAACACAGGCTGTACCCCAAGAATCAAGGCGGTAAAACTTTGCGAAAATCCATCCGACATGTTGCTCATTGAGCAGTAAAACAAAATGACAATGAGTAATGTGTGTGATGGCGGCAATAATAATTGCAGGAGTAACAGTTTAAAAGTCCAGGCTGTGAGTTAAGTGTCCGCTATTCTGTAAGGGAGTGCTTCCAGGAGCCCCTTCAAGTCCTGATGGCATTCATACACGCATAACTTATCCACAAGGTTGGCTGTTGTCAAGCTTGTTTGGTACTCCTTCGCTGTTCATTTGCCTCTGGTTTcaaattaaacatgtttttcctGTTCTCGTTTTGTATTTCCATTCCACAGGCAACCTCACATTGCATACTTCTGTGTCCATTCTCTTGCTAATTTGTTGTATCTGAAAGGACAGACAGCGTTTGGAAAAACAGGTCTTGCAATCAAAGAGCATAAACAATATGGTACATTTGTCATTAATGTGAAAAAAGTGCACTTACTTTTCCCTGTCGGCCTTGTATGTGTGAGCTATCTCTGGTACCAAAGGGTCATCAGGATTTGGGTCACAAAGAAGGGAGCAGATGGACAACAATACTGCGGAAAAATCGGAATTTTAGTTTGATTCAAAACTCAGTCTACCCCATAATATTGCGAATGACAAACGGTAAAACTAAGTAGCGTTCGGTGTAAACTACGGCTGATTATGACTACATCAGATgtgttcaattatttatttttcaagcATTTTCCATATATTTTTGGCCTAAATAAAGTCTTGAATTAGCGTACTTTATGGCTGATatggtgcaccggattataaaacgaatcagccgatgagcaggtctcgtcaggtctatttttatacatagggctcaccagattataaggcacattgaAGGGCATATATAATGATtttatttctacatttaaaaaactTCCTAGTGGTTTACACTACATGTATTGGTGATTCTTTGGCAAATTGTTGCATGGGTTATGTTTTACATGCCATCTTAAAGCCGCTTTCTGATCATATCTTCAGGCTGCACCTTTTAGTGGGCCGTCTCATTCACGCACCCACAtatttgggacttatgcagatcccaaatacacatcggTAGGCACCAATAGGTAAgataagttggttttgcataatattgcagtcTATTTGCCGGATTGTGGATTTAGATGATGCTTTGCACTGTGGTGTGACATTAGCCGCTATTGAGGACGCTACATTGCATTGAGGACGCGTTGGTTCGCTTGTCGCTAAGGAGGGGAATCCAAAACCGCTCCCAGTGTATTCATTCCTTAGAATTGTTTGCCAATTTTTCCAAAGATTCCCTTAACAATCCCTGTGGGCGGGAATGATCAATACGCAACATGCGTAGTGACGTCAGGCAGCCGGAAACATGGCGCCAGGCGGCAGAAACGCTCCAAAGTTTAGCTgggttttacaagaaaagatggCAACAACGCTACTTGCAATAAATGCACAGTtgctatttcatcaaaaagaggaCATACAAGTAATATGCTGAAGCATTTGAACACAGCATGCAATAACTATAAATGAATGTCGCATCATCCAAGCAGCAATAACGCCAGCCTGGCATCTGTCGCAAATACAACAGATACTAACACCGCTTGTCATATAAGCCCAATTTCCCTAATTGTCACAGCTGCTATTAACTGTTAAATTTGAGTGAATGCATTCTCATTCAGATTAGCAAAATGAGAGACAGATTCTGACAGGCTCTGAGTCTGCCAGTAGTAGTCTACTTATggcttttttttcctttcaccaCAGCAGGCGGGAGTACAATGTATCCATTTGCCACAGTAGATGCTCCTGATTTTCAgtaggtgaatgttcaattgttgtcagaaaaagttgcatgttttcctctAACCAGATTTTTACTCTGTCATTACCATTATATattttctagagcagtggttctcaaacttttttcaccaagtacgaTCTCAGACAATATTTGGCtctccaaataccaccataatgacattgaaATAGAATAATGGAGTAGgcataaatattcattaaaaacagggcagaagttttgtttaacaagtatatttaatatttttggccacagaAACCTTCCACACTTAGGTTCGAGAAGTGGCTGGTTCGGCCATGCCAATTACAGTCCCCTCAATCGATAAGGTTGAGTTGTGAATATTTAGGTCAATTGAGTGTAAACGTTATTGCACCAAACTACAAATCAATtctcgttttttgtttttaaaacgacACGAACCAGGATTGTCCTTGAAGATTGACGCGCTTGTTACGTTATTTAAATAACTGGAGACAACAATAGACAGACACATGGTCCGCATGTCGCGCAAGACTAGCAATCAGACAGTTTATCTTTAAAACAACACGAGACTCATGGCTGCCCGCTAAATAATTACCAACAAGATATCTAACGTCAACAATGCTGACCCATCAATATTATACCTCAGATTACAAGTTTGTATTTCTTTATTTCCCAAAATGCAACCTTCTCGTACAAAGGCCTCAATCTCAGTGCTTTCCTCTGTATCATGACAGAGAACATACGCTGTATAGctcgctgtgtacaaacaaaatatgaaatgtaaGCAAATACTTTACAAAATCAAAAGCGTTTCATACTGACGTAGacgctagcttatctcttgccgtagttagcttttacgccTAATACTGAAGCACGACGTTACTACGCTGGAAAGTATTagtgacggtttttgaatgcattattAAAGTGATTTAGCGGTAGAAATGATAGCTCTCatcagctgcattgctagccacctagaacaagACGTTTTTTACATGTTCGAAGGCTAAAAAAACCCTttagtcttcttgtctctcataataatGGTGAACGAttagcaaaattccaaaaaaagtgcagttctcctttaagacCTGGCTGTTGGCTTTGTAAAGTCATGTTACCGCTAAACTAAACAACGTTAAGTCTAATCCAGATGTTTGTTCTCCTTTAATCCAAAAGAGAATCAATAAGAGAACCAACAAAGAATCGAATCACTGAGCAGCATTAGAAAGTGGACTCGGAAACGGGAAAAAGCTTCTTAATTCAAATCCTTACCTGTTGCTGTCAAATTTGTAGAAAACAGCCAGAACCTGTCATctacatgcattatcacgatataacgatagtattaaaagcACTAGTCCAGCGTTTGCGTCCTACGGCAATGGTGCATTGAAGGTGTACactaaagtcagaattttaatcGGAGTCCTAAGGAGGAACTGGTAGCTGTGCCAGTGCCTGTCGAGGTGATCGGACTACAATTACAGTCGCACAGCTCCTACTACGATGTGAGAATATTGAACATTTAATGAAGTGATAATCGCGTAATCCAACAAACCACGTTTGTAGATAAAGAGAGAAAGAGCCACCAAATCACATCTAATCGCTTTATTACAGTAATTTGTGCTAAGAATCTTTAAGCAAATACGAAAGTGGAAAAGAACCGCAAAAATCTTACCAATGCCCTTCCCTACATGTCACTGTCATACTTGTGGGACACCgcaagaatgtgtcatcaacatgcattatcacattATAAAAGTAGTATTGTCTGCCAAATATACACCATTTATGGTGTATGTCGTTTAAAGGACGCAACCCTAATCTATGAAGTGGTTTATCTAATTACAGGTAAAGTTTGATACAACGCGGTCCAATATAAATAGATGTTCTATAAAACGCGTTCGTGTCATGAACCCTgaatttttgccattttttccCCCTACCAGAGTCATTTGGATTTGCACCAAATTATTGACCATCGATACTGTATCAACCCACTAGTGTCTAGTGCCCGCCCCATTCTGTGATGTGGGAGCACAATCCACTATTCATGTCACTTCATGTCTGTGGCTATCCACAAAACATCATAGTTATCGTCATTAACCCTCGCCGTTTGCCGGCAGTGTTGTATGTTGTTTATACGATTGGAAGTATTTAAATCATGATACTGTTCAACTTGCATGTCATCAAATACATTATATGGAGAAAAGTAATAAAACACGTTAATTAGTTTCAAAAACCTCTTTACTTCACATTAAAACAAGTGGTATAATTTACGACAGTCAATCTGGTTTGGACCCTTACAAATTCCTTACACTGCATACATAATAATAGGTGTGAAAACGTATGGtcattaaaataaaacagtaagTCAAGATGCATTTAGCATTTCATTCACTCTGGATTAAGTAGGCCAGCCTGGTCTTTGATGACTCAAATGAGTTCAAGTGAGTTCACAGTATTTACAAGATGATATTCTATTTCATTTCATAAACCAAGGGCGTACATTACAGTTGGACTGTGTTAATTAGTCAAGTGTACATTTAGATGCCAGTTGAGTGTCTAAATTAATGCAGGACAGACTATCTAATAACAATCATTAAATTCAAACACTATGAAAGTAATCTGAAGACAGTGAAGGAAGTGTGGATTTAAATGCGCAACACAAAGATTAGTATTTTTTGTTTGAATAAGTCaagaaaaaattatattttatacaaatacataaatatatattcccTTACCTTTTGATACCGTTAGTGCAGGTGACCACTGTGATCTCAGTATGTCCAGACAAATACTGCCATTGCTGTTAATATTAGGGTGATAGATTTTTGTCGTAAATGCAACCtataatgtaacaagaaaattgTCTTTTTACAACAACACCAGTAATGGTAAGAATGTACAGTCAGCTTTAATAATAACTACGTCATCCTCTAAATTTACTCACTTTTGGTGGTTTGAAGGGATAATCGGTGGGGAAGTGGATGGTGAGGAAAAACACTCCATTCTGATATGGGCTGTCACtctattgacaaaaaaaacaagagcagtTATTTTCTGTGAAATATAATGAAGACATTTCAAAAATACAGCGGTAGCACTTACTGGACCCATTATTGTCGCCTGCCAATGAAACACTAAAAAGACAAAACAATCACAATACCGTATCAGCGTATCTGAAATTGTaagtataataataatttgacaagTCACATTTTGATTTGGATACAACACCTGATGGACGCATATACAGTATTCCTAGATATATTGGGACAGCAATTGAACTCTTACAATCATCTCCAACTGGTCCAGCTGAGCACTGAGCAGGAGGGTCCCTCTGCAGGTCCGACAGCTCCTAATGGCACACAATTTTACAGTGGCAAGGCCATTAAGGTACTGTAAGCTTCAGTGTACACATAGTGTTTTTAGTTAACAAAATAAGATTTATTTGTACATACAGCAGAACCTCAGTTTGCGTACAACttttgtgtgtttctgtgttCTACAAAAGTTTTCGCAAAATGTTTGGTCAAGTTTTGGTATACACAGACTGCATGTAACATACTAGCCTGACTAGATTTTGGCGGACCCTTGGAAACGGATTACTGAGGAAAATGAAGGTATCACTGTTTGGAGATGGCTGATAttgcctaaaatctatattgcagcCTCCGATGATATATTAtttgttgtgtaaatgataatagATGTATTTAAAATTGTGTtataaaggctcctaatttggttgctgatgtatgcagtaacatattgcatcatttcctgttgtattattttgtcaaaaaatgtTAAGAATCTACTTCCTATTTTACTTTAATAGCTGgttactttttgttttaacaatgtttctacctacacttctgttaaaatgttataaaCACTTACTCTTCTTCCTTTGTttaaatactttacattagttttgggcgatgCTACAAATTGGATATTGCTCCGATTTTTTTTCTCTTCTCACTATGATACGGCgtaaccatccttgcccaggcacaccctcctggttttttgGGGTATAAATATTTTGGGATTTGGCACCAACCGTTGGGACTTaatctgaacaatctaagtctatgagcacaaatTGATGAAGCCTATTCGGATGAGTGGcaaaatgtcttctaagacaaaccaagcagtccaatTGAACACCCTGAGATTACAACGACCGGGATGAATGAAAATCTTCATAGGTATCCaatactaagtagttacagg from Nerophis ophidion isolate RoL-2023_Sa linkage group LG07, RoL_Noph_v1.0, whole genome shotgun sequence includes these protein-coding regions:
- the ube2d4 gene encoding ubiquitin-conjugating enzyme E2 D4 isoform X2 is translated as MALKRIQKELSDLQRDPPAQCSAGPVGDDLFHWQATIMGPSDSPYQNGVFFLTIHFPTDYPFKPPKVAFTTKIYHPNINSNGSICLDILRSQWSPALTVSKVLLSICSLLCDPNPDDPLVPEIAHTYKADREKYNKLAREWTQKYAM
- the ube2d4 gene encoding ubiquitin-conjugating enzyme E2 D4 isoform X1, producing MALKRIQKELSDLQRDPPAQCSAGPVGDDCKSSIAVPIYLGILYMRPSVFHWQATIMGPSDSPYQNGVFFLTIHFPTDYPFKPPKVAFTTKIYHPNINSNGSICLDILRSQWSPALTVSKVLLSICSLLCDPNPDDPLVPEIAHTYKADREKYNKLAREWTQKYAM
- the ube2d4 gene encoding ubiquitin-conjugating enzyme E2 D4 isoform X3, encoding MGPSDSPYQNGVFFLTIHFPTDYPFKPPKVAFTTKIYHPNINSNGSICLDILRSQWSPALTVSKVLLSICSLLCDPNPDDPLVPEIAHTYKADREKYNKLAREWTQKYAM